One genomic window of Ciona intestinalis chromosome 7, KH, whole genome shotgun sequence includes the following:
- the zf(fyve)-4 gene encoding zinc finger protein isoform X3, translating to MTSPGKSSMVSERALVFGGAGKVTFPKPRSNPPSPPFQRRILASESSTGQSVDTTDSSDVTENIYDEIDKVDEGVAKLQATACSQDDDVKLLVSSLEKKANMARERRLKKQGSFDSASEDDQTERRESFLRRNSSAASRPVTKQPSTSGKSSPFSIVHTEASIFGVSPESSSYGDSDDDVSKAIGRRRASSLHRMFDDKLTKGTSSTPGSPASTSRKNSMNTQSPLLRPNQLDLMQRQRSKTEGDRITNLVTGDNKERSNSLGRLTPCEGNMTPPQINTPQLPPKPRPGSDGSSASTGSDVSGFNLLAEYDKIAQEITLEGQQSSSGGRDSGISVCRDSLAVPTSMSDRESWSDFDNSDDCEEGSVGSPEKVANEPTAVRPATPPPPPKKESTETKLHKIAKELLSTEESYVAVLHIIDQVFHKRVMEEATNKNIMPENAVNSIFSHVSAIYQFHHTFLLPQLKDRLANWESDPRISDIMCRAAPFLKMYGLYVQNFDEAMNMIKAWSVKSSGFNAIIKSIQKLPECKSLTLQHHMLGPVQRIPRYQMLLQDYVKRMAEDSPDRPDTENALKLITVAATHSNETMKKMEKFHKLVNVFNKLADVNFDIVDVSREMLKEGKIVKISARNGEKYERYLYLFSDMLLCCTPLGRLQGKSYKVTAKMDIEGMKVTEVKNPTSPHAFCVEGRQKSTEFAASTQEEKDAWVSSIEDAILQSIERRKTFDLDRTTPVTAAPKEDLTSPTPVMASHPFIDIEDADLGTRAPRWIKDNEVTMCMCCSKKFSNLIRRRHHCRACGRVVCSECSEHKSSLQYDSSKPLRVCSNCYNVLTGREQHDSTDGEKKGVLEVEADIVSEHSVLSNYLYFTENEKKRTWTKTWCVIPDNELCLYFYGALQDVRAQMTMPLPGYDVTSFTCHEHKFCFKLNQARKVHLFAADTKELRDRWMYALKQASVGEDLDRDDVLRLGKQPVVPHVMEEQNLHNGNEDSCSSSGEFED from the exons atgacgtcaccagGCAAATCTTCGATGGTGAGCGAGAGGGCATTGGTGTTTGGGGGAGCGGGGAAAGTGACGTTTCCTAAACCAAG ATCAAATCCGCCATCGCCGCCTTTTCAGCGTCGTATTCTGGCATCGGAAAGTTCAACGGGCCAATCAGTGGACACCACAGActccagtgacgtcacagagaacATCTATGACGAAATAGACAAAGTAGACGAAGGCGTCGCGAAGCTGCAAGCTACCGCGTGCTCTCAGGACGATGACGTCAAATTGCTGGTGAGCAGTTTAGAGAAAAAGGCCAATATGGCTCGAGAGAGGCGACTTAAGAAGCAGGGATCTTTTGACTCTGCATCCGAAGATGACCAAACCGAGAGAAGAGAAAGTTTTCTTCGTCGAAACTCCAGCGCTGCATCGCGCCCCGTTACCAAGCAACCATCTACTAGTGGAAAGAGTTCGCCTTTTTCAATTGTCCACACCGAAGCCTCTATCTTCGGGGTTTCCCCGGAAAGTTCTTCTTACGGAGATTCCGACGATGACGTAAGCAAAGCGATCGGACGTCGTCGTGCTAGCTCCCTCCACCGGATGTTTGACGACAAACTTACAAAGGGCACGTCATCAACACCCGGAAGTCCCGCCTCTACGTCACGGAAAAACTCCATGAACACCCAGAGTCCGTTACTCCGGCCGAACCAACTGGATCTAATGCAGCGACAACGATCTAAAACAGAAGGAGACAGGATTACGAACTTAGTAACCGGTGATAACAAGGAAAGGAGTAATAGCCTTGGTAGACTGACACCTTGTGAGGGCAACATGACGCCACCTCAAATAAACACCCCCCAACTGCCCCCTAAACCTCGACCCGGTAGCGACGGATCTTCCGCTTCAACGGGAAGTGACGTAAGCGGGTTTAACCTTCTTGCTGAATACGATAAAATCGCACAGGAAATAACATTAGAAGGACAACAATCATCATCGGGAGGTAGAGACTCCGGTATCAGCGTTTGTAGAGATTCTCTCGCTGTCCCGACATCGATGTCGGATCGGGAAAGTTGGAGTGATTTCGACAATAGCGACGACTGCGAAGAGGGTTCAGTTGGTTCTCCTGAAAAAGTGGCGAACGAACCGACAGCCGTACGACCTGCTACCCCGCCTCCACCCCCGAAG AAAGAAAGTACTGAAACGAAACTTCACAAAATTGCGAAGGAGTTGTTGTCAACGGAAGAATCATACGTGGCTGTTTTACACATCATTGACCAG gtgtttcacAAACGGGTTATGGAAGAAGcgacaaataaaaacatcatgCCAGAAAACGCCGTAAACAGCATCTTCAGTCACGTATCTGCTATTTACCAGTTCCATCATACGTTCCTACTCCCCCAGCTAAAAGACAGGCTCGCCAACTG GGAGTCAGACCCGCGCATCAGCGACATCATGTGTCGAGCTGCTCCATTCCTTAAGATGTATGGTCTCTATGTTCAAAACTTCGACGAAGCAATGAACATGATAAAAGCGTGGTCGGTCAAATCAAGCGGTTTCAACGCAATTATTAAATCCATACAAAAACTGCCAGAATGTAAATCACTAACGCTGCAG CATCATATGTTGGGACCTGTACAACGAATACCAAGGTACCAGATGTTACTACAAGATTACGTGAAGAGGATGGCAGAAGATTCTCCTGATCGACCGGACACCGAGAATGCGTTAAAGTTGATCACTGTAGCTGCCACGCACTCCAATGAAACAATGAAGAAAATG GAAAAGTTCCACAAACTGGTGAACGTTTTCAACAAACTTGCCGACGTCAACTTTGATATTGTGGACGTTTCAAGAGAAATGCTCAAAGAAGGAAAGATTGTCAAGATATCTGCAAGAAACGGAGAAAAATATGAACGATATCTTTATCTG TTCAGTGACATGCTGTTGTGCTGCACCCCACTTGGCCGGCTTCAGGGCAAATCTTACAAAGTAACTGCGAAGATGGATATTGAAGGCATGAAAGTAACTGAGGTCAAGAATCCAACTTCTCCTCATGCTTTCTGTGTGGAGGGAAGACAAAAATCAACAGAATTTGCTGCCag TACTCAAGAAGAAAAAGATGCTTGGGTGTCTTCAATAGAAGATGCAATTCTTCAATCAATTGAACGACGAAAAACATTTGATCTTGATCGTACCACGCCTGTTACTGCGGCACCTAAAGAAGATTTGACAAGCCCCACCCCTGTTATGGCTTCTCATCCATTCATTGACATAGAAGATGCAGACCTTGGGACAAGAGCTCCACGATGGATTAAAGATAACGAAGTCACAATGTGCATGTGTTGCTCGAAAAAGTTCAGTAACTTGATAAGAAGACGACACCATTGTAGAGCTTGCGGCAGG GTTGTTTGTTCCGAGTGTTCCGAGCATAAATCCTCTCTTCAATACGACTCAAGCAAACCTTTAAGAGTTTGCTCCAATTGCTACAATGTTTTAACTGGAAGAGAACAACATGATTCAACAGATGGAGAGAAAAAAGGAGTCTTAGAG GTTGAGGCAGACATAGTCTCGGAGCATTCAGTTCTCTccaattatttatatttcaccgaaaatgagaaaaaaagaaCGTGGACCAAGACTTGGTGTGTCATTCCCGATAACGAACTCTGTCTTTACTTTTATGGAGCTTTGCAG GATGTGAGAGCGCAGATGACAATGCCTTTGCCTGGTTACGACGTCACGTCATTCACCTGCCATGAGCACAAGTTTTGTTTCAAGCTAAACCAAGCAAGAAAAGTGCATTTGTTTGCTGCCGACACTAAAGAACTAAGAGACAGATGGATGTACGCTTTAAAACAAGCGAGTGTAGGGGAGGACCTTGATAGAGACGATGTTCTCAGGTTAGGGAAACAACCTGTAGTTCCCCATGTTATGGAAGAACAAAATTTGCACAATGGGAATGAAGACAGCTGCAGCAGTAGTGGGGAATTTGAGgactaa
- the zf(fyve)-4 gene encoding zinc finger protein (The RefSeq protein has 1 substitution compared to this genomic sequence), which produces MARERRLKKQGSFDSASEDDQTERRESFLRRNSSAASRPVTKQPSISGKSSPFSIVHTEASIFGVSPESSSYGDSDDDVSKAIGRRRASSLHRMFDDKLTKGTSSTPGSPASTSRKNSMNTQSPLLRPNQLDLMQRQRSKTEGDRITNLVTGDNKERSNSLGRLTPCEGNMTPPQINTPQLPPKPRPGSDGSSASTGSDVSGFNLLAEYDKIAQEITLEGQQSSSGGRDSGISVCRDSLAVPTSMSDRESWSDFDNSDDCEEGSVGSPEKVANEPTAVRPATPPPPPKKESTETKLHKIAKELLSTEESYVAVLHIIDQVFHKRVMEEATNKNIMPENAVNSIFSHVSAIYQFHHTFLLPQLKDRLANWESDPRISDIMCRAAPFLKMYGLYVQNFDEAMNMIKAWSVKSSGFNAIIKSIQKLPECKSLTLQHHMLGPVQRIPRYQMLLQDYVKRMAEDSPDRPDTENALKLITVAATHSNETMKKMEKFHKLVNVFNKLADVNFDIVDVSREMLKEGKIVKISARNGEKYERYLYLFSDMLLCCTPLGRLQGKSYKVTAKMDIEGMKVTEVKNPTSPHAFCVEGRQKSTEFAASTQEEKDAWVSSIEDAILQSIERRKTFDLDRTTPVTAAPKEDLTSPTPVMASHPFIDIEDADLGTRAPRWIKDNEVTMCMCCSKKFSNLIRRRHHCRACGRVVCSECSEHKSSLQYDSSKPLRVCSNCYNVLTGREQHDSTDGEKKGVLEVEADIVSEHSVLSNYLYFTENEKKRTWTKTWCVIPDNELCLYFYGALQDVRAQMTMPLPGYDVTSFTCHEHKFCFKLNQARKVHLFAADTKELRDRWMYALKQASVGEDLDRDDVLRLGKQPVVPHVMEEQNLHNGNEDSCSSSGEFED; this is translated from the exons ATGGCTCGAGAGAGGCGACTTAAGAAGCAGGGATCTTTTGACTCTGCATCCGAAGATGACCAAACCGAGAGAAGAGAAAGTTTTCTTCGTCGAAACTCCAGCGCTGCATCGCGCCCCGTTACCAAGCAACCATCTACTAGTGGAAAGAGTTCGCCTTTTTCAATTGTCCACACCGAAGCCTCTATCTTCGGGGTTTCCCCGGAAAGTTCTTCTTACGGAGATTCCGACGATGACGTAAGCAAAGCGATCGGACGTCGTCGTGCTAGCTCCCTCCACCGGATGTTTGACGACAAACTTACAAAGGGCACGTCATCAACACCCGGAAGTCCCGCCTCTACGTCACGGAAAAACTCCATGAACACCCAGAGTCCGTTACTCCGGCCGAACCAACTGGATCTAATGCAGCGACAACGATCTAAAACAGAAGGAGACAGGATTACGAACTTAGTAACCGGTGATAACAAGGAAAGGAGTAATAGCCTTGGTAGACTGACACCTTGTGAGGGCAACATGACGCCACCTCAAATAAACACCCCCCAACTGCCCCCTAAACCTCGACCCGGTAGCGACGGATCTTCCGCTTCAACGGGAAGTGACGTAAGCGGGTTTAACCTTCTTGCTGAATACGATAAAATCGCACAGGAAATAACATTAGAAGGACAACAATCATCATCGGGAGGTAGAGACTCCGGTATCAGCGTTTGTAGAGATTCTCTCGCTGTCCCGACATCGATGTCGGATCGGGAAAGTTGGAGTGATTTCGACAATAGCGACGACTGCGAAGAGGGTTCAGTTGGTTCTCCTGAAAAAGTGGCGAACGAACCGACAGCCGTACGACCTGCTACCCCGCCTCCACCCCCGAAG AAAGAAAGTACTGAAACGAAACTTCACAAAATTGCGAAGGAGTTGTTGTCAACGGAAGAATCATACGTGGCTGTTTTACACATCATTGACCAG gtgtttcacAAACGGGTTATGGAAGAAGcgacaaataaaaacatcatgCCAGAAAACGCCGTAAACAGCATCTTCAGTCACGTATCTGCTATTTACCAGTTCCATCATACGTTCCTACTCCCCCAGCTAAAAGACAGGCTCGCCAACTG GGAGTCAGACCCGCGCATCAGCGACATCATGTGTCGAGCTGCTCCATTCCTTAAGATGTATGGTCTCTATGTTCAAAACTTCGACGAAGCAATGAACATGATAAAAGCGTGGTCGGTCAAATCAAGCGGTTTCAACGCAATTATTAAATCCATACAAAAACTGCCAGAATGTAAATCACTAACGCTGCAG CATCATATGTTGGGACCTGTACAACGAATACCAAGGTACCAGATGTTACTACAAGATTACGTGAAGAGGATGGCAGAAGATTCTCCTGATCGACCGGACACCGAGAATGCGTTAAAGTTGATCACTGTAGCTGCCACGCACTCCAATGAAACAATGAAGAAAATG GAAAAGTTCCACAAACTGGTGAACGTTTTCAACAAACTTGCCGACGTCAACTTTGATATTGTGGACGTTTCAAGAGAAATGCTCAAAGAAGGAAAGATTGTCAAGATATCTGCAAGAAACGGAGAAAAATATGAACGATATCTTTATCTG TTCAGTGACATGCTGTTGTGCTGCACCCCACTTGGCCGGCTTCAGGGCAAATCTTACAAAGTAACTGCGAAGATGGATATTGAAGGCATGAAAGTAACTGAGGTCAAGAATCCAACTTCTCCTCATGCTTTCTGTGTGGAGGGAAGACAAAAATCAACAGAATTTGCTGCCag TACTCAAGAAGAAAAAGATGCTTGGGTGTCTTCAATAGAAGATGCAATTCTTCAATCAATTGAACGACGAAAAACATTTGATCTTGATCGTACCACGCCTGTTACTGCGGCACCTAAAGAAGATTTGACAAGCCCCACCCCTGTTATGGCTTCTCATCCATTCATTGACATAGAAGATGCAGACCTTGGGACAAGAGCTCCACGATGGATTAAAGATAACGAAGTCACAATGTGCATGTGTTGCTCGAAAAAGTTCAGTAACTTGATAAGAAGACGACACCATTGTAGAGCTTGCGGCAGG GTTGTTTGTTCCGAGTGTTCCGAGCATAAATCCTCTCTTCAATACGACTCAAGCAAACCTTTAAGAGTTTGCTCCAATTGCTACAATGTTTTAACTGGAAGAGAACAACATGATTCAACAGATGGAGAGAAAAAAGGAGTCTTAGAG GTTGAGGCAGACATAGTCTCGGAGCATTCAGTTCTCTccaattatttatatttcaccgaaaatgagaaaaaaagaaCGTGGACCAAGACTTGGTGTGTCATTCCCGATAACGAACTCTGTCTTTACTTTTATGGAGCTTTGCAG GATGTGAGAGCGCAGATGACAATGCCTTTGCCTGGTTACGACGTCACGTCATTCACCTGCCATGAGCACAAGTTTTGTTTCAAGCTAAACCAAGCAAGAAAAGTGCATTTGTTTGCTGCCGACACTAAAGAACTAAGAGACAGATGGATGTACGCTTTAAAACAAGCGAGTGTAGGGGAGGACCTTGATAGAGACGATGTTCTCAGGTTAGGGAAACAACCTGTAGTTCCCCATGTTATGGAAGAACAAAATTTGCACAATGGGAATGAAGACAGCTGCAGCAGTAGTGGGGAATTTGAGgactaa
- the zf(fyve)-4 gene encoding zinc finger protein isoform X2 gives MRIMSAVDKSQFIDHRGYINSRYEHPVNVRSAVAAMEQRISKVEKKPKVTKPAVRDVTSNDVNVRDVVSRNVKPPDRPLSRKGRHRRSMSDPNLHKTFSQVKLLWDAKAETDKRVYTPSSRAGSVSSVSSVGSNSSRKSSSNFVSCEDISDSKKRPKPPEASGSRKPLPATKVFVTSPKPSVSSQSTSVVTQRRSVTSLCKSSKTPETKVTSSDQKKILTSSGSSKLTSSSEKNKLSTNRQGRPGSSPSKNARRVNERHNQKTKRSVTSSNVPEISVQPTEGDKESISWVKRKLSSNSSSGDTSSVTSPKKMTSPGKSSMVSERALVFGGAGKVTFPKPRSNPPSPPFQRRILASESSTGQSVDTTDSSDVTENIYDEIDKVDEGVAKLQATACSQDDDVKLLVSSLEKKANMARERRLKKQGSFDSASEDDQTERRESFLRRNSSAASRPVTKQPSTSGKSSPFSIVHTEASIFGVSPESSSYGDSDDDVSKAIGRRRASSLHRMFDDKLTKGTSSTPGSPASTSRKNSMNTQSPLLRPNQLDLMQRQRSKTEGDRITNLVTGDNKERSNSLGRLTPCEGNMTPPQINTPQLPPKPRPGSDGSSASTGSDVSGFNLLAEYDKIAQEITLEGQQSSSGGRDSGISVCRDSLAVPTSMSDRESWSDFDNSDDCEEGSVGSPEKVANEPTAVRPATPPPPPKKESTETKLHKIAKELLSTEESYVAVLHIIDQVFHKRVMEEATNKNIMPENAVNSIFSHVSAIYQFHHTFLLPQLKDRLANWESDPRISDIMCRAAPFLKMYGLYVQNFDEAMNMIKAWSVKSSGFNAIIKSIQKLPECKSLTLQHHMLGPVQRIPRYQMLLQDYVKRMAEDSPDRPDTENALKLITVAATHSNETMKKMEKFHKLVNVFNKLADVNFDIVDVSREMLKEGKIVKISARNGEKYERYLYLFSDMLLCCTPLGRLQGKSYKVTAKMDIEGMKVTEVKNPTSPHAFCVEGRQKSTEFAASTQEEKDAWVSSIEDAILQSIERRKTFDLDRTTPVTAAPKEDLTSPTPVMASHPFIDIEDADLGTRAPRWIKDNEVTMCMCCSKKFSNLIRRRHHCRACGRVVCSECSEHKSSLQYDSSKPLRVCSNCYNVLTGREQHDSTDGEKKGVLEVEADIVSEHSVLSNYLYFTENEKKRTWTKTWCVIPDNELCLYFYGALQDVRAQMTMPLPGYDVTSFTCHEHKFCFKLNQARKVHLFAADTKELRDRWMYALKQASVGEDLDRDDVLRLGKQPVVPHVMEEQNLHNGNEDSCSSSGEFED, from the exons ATAAGAGAGTATATACCCCCAGCAGTCGAGCAGGGAGCGTTTCATCCGTGTCTTCTGTAGGGAGCAACTCCAGTCGGAAGTCGTCATCCAACTTTGTGAGTTGTGAAGATATTTCGGATTCGAAAAAGCGTCCCAAACCTCCCGAGGCCTCGGGTTCGAGAAAACCATTGCCTGCAACAAAGgtctttgtgacgtcacctaAACCTTCAGTGAGCTCACAGAGTACATCTGTTGTGACACAAAGAcgttctgtgacgtcactctgCAAGTCATCAAAGACACCGGAGAcaaaagtgacgtcatcagatcAGAAGAAAattctgacgtcatcaggATCATCCAAACTAACATCTTCATCGgagaaaaataaactttcGACAAACCGACAAGGCAGGCCAGGTTCTTCACCATCGAAAAACGCGAGAAGAGTCAACGAACGTCATAATCAAAAGACAAAGcgttctgtgacgtcatcaaacgtACCCGAGATATCCGTGCAACCGACAGAGGGCGACAAAGAGTCAATATCGTGGGTAAAACGTAAACTTTCGAGCAATTCAAGTTCCGGGGATACGTCatcagtgacgtcaccgaaaaagatgacgtcaccagGCAAATCTTCGATGGTGAGCGAGAGGGCATTGGTGTTTGGGGGAGCGGGGAAAGTGACGTTTCCTAAACCAAG ATCAAATCCGCCATCGCCGCCTTTTCAGCGTCGTATTCTGGCATCGGAAAGTTCAACGGGCCAATCAGTGGACACCACAGActccagtgacgtcacagagaacATCTATGACGAAATAGACAAAGTAGACGAAGGCGTCGCGAAGCTGCAAGCTACCGCGTGCTCTCAGGACGATGACGTCAAATTGCTGGTGAGCAGTTTAGAGAAAAAGGCCAATATGGCTCGAGAGAGGCGACTTAAGAAGCAGGGATCTTTTGACTCTGCATCCGAAGATGACCAAACCGAGAGAAGAGAAAGTTTTCTTCGTCGAAACTCCAGCGCTGCATCGCGCCCCGTTACCAAGCAACCATCTACTAGTGGAAAGAGTTCGCCTTTTTCAATTGTCCACACCGAAGCCTCTATCTTCGGGGTTTCCCCGGAAAGTTCTTCTTACGGAGATTCCGACGATGACGTAAGCAAAGCGATCGGACGTCGTCGTGCTAGCTCCCTCCACCGGATGTTTGACGACAAACTTACAAAGGGCACGTCATCAACACCCGGAAGTCCCGCCTCTACGTCACGGAAAAACTCCATGAACACCCAGAGTCCGTTACTCCGGCCGAACCAACTGGATCTAATGCAGCGACAACGATCTAAAACAGAAGGAGACAGGATTACGAACTTAGTAACCGGTGATAACAAGGAAAGGAGTAATAGCCTTGGTAGACTGACACCTTGTGAGGGCAACATGACGCCACCTCAAATAAACACCCCCCAACTGCCCCCTAAACCTCGACCCGGTAGCGACGGATCTTCCGCTTCAACGGGAAGTGACGTAAGCGGGTTTAACCTTCTTGCTGAATACGATAAAATCGCACAGGAAATAACATTAGAAGGACAACAATCATCATCGGGAGGTAGAGACTCCGGTATCAGCGTTTGTAGAGATTCTCTCGCTGTCCCGACATCGATGTCGGATCGGGAAAGTTGGAGTGATTTCGACAATAGCGACGACTGCGAAGAGGGTTCAGTTGGTTCTCCTGAAAAAGTGGCGAACGAACCGACAGCCGTACGACCTGCTACCCCGCCTCCACCCCCGAAG AAAGAAAGTACTGAAACGAAACTTCACAAAATTGCGAAGGAGTTGTTGTCAACGGAAGAATCATACGTGGCTGTTTTACACATCATTGACCAG gtgtttcacAAACGGGTTATGGAAGAAGcgacaaataaaaacatcatgCCAGAAAACGCCGTAAACAGCATCTTCAGTCACGTATCTGCTATTTACCAGTTCCATCATACGTTCCTACTCCCCCAGCTAAAAGACAGGCTCGCCAACTG GGAGTCAGACCCGCGCATCAGCGACATCATGTGTCGAGCTGCTCCATTCCTTAAGATGTATGGTCTCTATGTTCAAAACTTCGACGAAGCAATGAACATGATAAAAGCGTGGTCGGTCAAATCAAGCGGTTTCAACGCAATTATTAAATCCATACAAAAACTGCCAGAATGTAAATCACTAACGCTGCAG CATCATATGTTGGGACCTGTACAACGAATACCAAGGTACCAGATGTTACTACAAGATTACGTGAAGAGGATGGCAGAAGATTCTCCTGATCGACCGGACACCGAGAATGCGTTAAAGTTGATCACTGTAGCTGCCACGCACTCCAATGAAACAATGAAGAAAATG GAAAAGTTCCACAAACTGGTGAACGTTTTCAACAAACTTGCCGACGTCAACTTTGATATTGTGGACGTTTCAAGAGAAATGCTCAAAGAAGGAAAGATTGTCAAGATATCTGCAAGAAACGGAGAAAAATATGAACGATATCTTTATCTG TTCAGTGACATGCTGTTGTGCTGCACCCCACTTGGCCGGCTTCAGGGCAAATCTTACAAAGTAACTGCGAAGATGGATATTGAAGGCATGAAAGTAACTGAGGTCAAGAATCCAACTTCTCCTCATGCTTTCTGTGTGGAGGGAAGACAAAAATCAACAGAATTTGCTGCCag TACTCAAGAAGAAAAAGATGCTTGGGTGTCTTCAATAGAAGATGCAATTCTTCAATCAATTGAACGACGAAAAACATTTGATCTTGATCGTACCACGCCTGTTACTGCGGCACCTAAAGAAGATTTGACAAGCCCCACCCCTGTTATGGCTTCTCATCCATTCATTGACATAGAAGATGCAGACCTTGGGACAAGAGCTCCACGATGGATTAAAGATAACGAAGTCACAATGTGCATGTGTTGCTCGAAAAAGTTCAGTAACTTGATAAGAAGACGACACCATTGTAGAGCTTGCGGCAGG GTTGTTTGTTCCGAGTGTTCCGAGCATAAATCCTCTCTTCAATACGACTCAAGCAAACCTTTAAGAGTTTGCTCCAATTGCTACAATGTTTTAACTGGAAGAGAACAACATGATTCAACAGATGGAGAGAAAAAAGGAGTCTTAGAG GTTGAGGCAGACATAGTCTCGGAGCATTCAGTTCTCTccaattatttatatttcaccgaaaatgagaaaaaaagaaCGTGGACCAAGACTTGGTGTGTCATTCCCGATAACGAACTCTGTCTTTACTTTTATGGAGCTTTGCAG GATGTGAGAGCGCAGATGACAATGCCTTTGCCTGGTTACGACGTCACGTCATTCACCTGCCATGAGCACAAGTTTTGTTTCAAGCTAAACCAAGCAAGAAAAGTGCATTTGTTTGCTGCCGACACTAAAGAACTAAGAGACAGATGGATGTACGCTTTAAAACAAGCGAGTGTAGGGGAGGACCTTGATAGAGACGATGTTCTCAGGTTAGGGAAACAACCTGTAGTTCCCCATGTTATGGAAGAACAAAATTTGCACAATGGGAATGAAGACAGCTGCAGCAGTAGTGGGGAATTTGAGgactaa